The DNA segment GATCAGCCGATGCAGGCTGAGGCGTTCCATGTTGTCAAAGTCAGTTTTGGCAACGACGAGCTTGGCTGGGGCAAGACACCTCACCCGGGAGTACACCAGCAGGCCCGTGGTGGCAATATGGTGCTCTACTCCATGTTTGGTGTCGAAAGATGAAAAGGTCAGCTGCGTGAGGGCAGGAAATTCCCCAAGCAGTCTGTGAAACATGTCAGCATGCAACAGCACAGGCATAAATATGGTATTTGGTAGTGGGATGACTTACACTTGGTTGAGGACCATTATCTGAGTCAATGGGGGGAGTAGCCCTGACAGGGGGTGCCTGTCTTGTCTGAGACACCAGAACGGGTCTGGGTATTGGATCTAATGCAGCACACATGACCTGGGTTTGTGGACTCTCAGCTGGTTTTATTAAAGGGGGTTGATGTGTATTTGCAGACTTTTGTGGGTCATGTTGCAGTCCATGGGCAGTAGAGTGCTGTGGGTATTGGTCTGCTTCATGGCTGATGGGTGGTGTTGTTTAATCACGTTGTGGGATTACACTGTTGCTGTGAATCTGCAGCTCTGGGTCATACTCACAGTCACTGACATGTCTAGATAGAATGAGTTCTACGTTGTGTTGTTTCAAGAAAGTGTTAATGAGGGAAGCTCTCttcaattccattttttttctctttgagaTGACGTTGCATCAATACTTAATAACCGATTCTGTAATCTGATGTGCTATGTGAGCCTCCTCTTCAAATTGACCTCTCTGTCTCTCATGTTCTATGAAAAGCTCTTCTTTCTTATTCAGGGCTTCCCTTGCCTTTGCATCTAACAGTTGGCAGTGTTCATCTACTAGGCTGTCCTCCTTAATCTGCTGTTGCATCTCTGCCAGCTCCATACGTTTTACTCTTTCATCCAGCATTGTGGTCTGAAGGTTAGTTAGTCCTGCAATAGTGGAGCGTACTGATGTAGAGCATTCACTAGCCTGAGTTATAGGTTTACTGCATCGGGAAGATGATGTATATGACCACTCCAAAGGTGAGTGTTTCACTGTAGTAACACAGACGCTTGGGACCTCTGCCTCTGCTACTCTGGTTGGGTGATGAGTCAGAGTGGATGGATTAGGTTGGTATCCAACTTCATAATCTCTGAAGAGACAGGTGGCTGTCTCTTTCGCTGAGCTCTTGGTTGCACTGACATAACGATATCACAATGTTCCAGCTTTGAGATGTCCTTAAGGTGACTATCAGTCTGGCTCGAAGGACCATCTGTTATTTCTTGCATTATTGAAACAAACCCCAGTAGTCTTTCTGACACTTATATTTATAGTAGGTTGACcgattacttatgggctctgagaatggagggactgtgtataaaatgtTCATAATTCATAAATACCTTTGGTAAACCCTTTGAATTTAAGGTGAAATTCTAAACAACAAGCACATCTTCATTGTTGTAACAGTTGCTTTGGCATTCACAGCCAAAACTGCAAAAACTGTCAGTGTCGAAATACTCCTGAACCTGAATATCATACAATGATTGTCAGGTGAATTTAAATAGGCATTACCTCATAGTAAAGATGATGATGATTGGCTGATTGTACATATTTGCTGGTCATCCGTTCTAAATCTTTAAGTGTTTCAGCTTTCCTCCATTTAGCTCTGCGGTTCTGGAACCAAATCtgattcaaacaaacaaaaaaacagaaacacaatttCATCCATATAAACTCAGATGTTCGCCACTCATTGAGAGGTAGCCATTTGGTCCAGGAACATGGATGCAATTCTATTTAGAATCATTTGCAGATACAGGATCACTGTATTAGTATTGTTATTTGGTGCAACAGTGCCCCATATTGGCAGAGGTATGTATGAGAGTGTCCTCCAGTTTGGATTGCTGCTTACTGTATAAGTGGCTATCCAATGaccaaaaaaacaaccaaaaaaaccaCCCTTACAAACCACTGATATTTTCTAAAGTTGTATTTATCCAATTTTTATACTCAGTGACTCCTGTTACCAGGAAAAATGAAACATCAGCAAATCACTTCCAAAGATTATGATTGTGTGCGGTTACTGTTCGAGGGCACACAATTTGATAAAAGCaaattttttttgcttttcatgaaAAAGATCATGAGGTTTTGCTATggtgccctccctgagcctggttctgctggaggtttcttcctgttaaaagggagtttttccttcccactgtagccaagtgcttgctcacagggggtcgttttgaccgttggggttttacataattattgtatggccttgccttacaatataaagcgccttggggcaactgtttgttgtgatttggtgctatataaaaaaaattgattgattgattgattgattggtgcgaATCAGAATTTAGCAGTTTATCTAAAAGATAAACAGCCTTTGAACAAAGAGACCGGGACCTAAGGTGGTTCATTGATGTGGTGGAtaaagcaccagcacatgctcctagacctgacctttgcttaaaccaaaccaacaaaaatATGTGTGGTAACAGTTCCTGAACAAACTATTTTATAGGACAAACTCTAACCCTATGGGTGTTACCTGAATTCGGCCCTTGGTGAGGTGGAGGCTGGACACTAACTGGTCTCTGGTCTCGATGTTGGGATACTGCATCCGTTGGAAAACCTTCTCCAGCTTGTTCACCTGGAATGGTGTGAACGTGATCCTCGTTTGTCTTTTTTTCCTCAGATGTGCACCTGTAAACAAACGATGATGATCTATTCTCGATCACTAAGGAGAAACCATCAGTGATTTGTCTCTTTTTCcatcatatctcaaaaactgtggAACATATCAACACAGAACCAAAAGCACTTGGCAGTTTGGAGCGTTAGCATGACAATGCACTTTTGAGTTTTTACCTTAATACTGCAAAATATGCACTTGTGCATTTGCATATCTCAGTTCCTCTGAGGTGAAAAAAATCCAAACATCAACTATTTTATATTGATATTCCTTTTCTGGACACTTTAAGATACGGAAGGTCAAACTTCAAGTTGAGGAAAACAGCCTAAAGAAAATTTTCTTGTCATAACtccacagctaacctaaaagttagcttcaataatccATGACTGAAAAATTTAATGTGACGACACAAAACCGAAAAATTGGTCAAACAGCTAGCTGAAGCTAACAATAACCACTAGCTACTAGCTTTTACTATGGTATAGGCACTTGGACATCAGCCGCGTCAGCCAGCAACTTAGCCTCGCGTGATGACGTCATCAAATTTTCAAGCTCGCGGTTTGTATCGTTCGCAAAATGCGGATTGGAGAGGCTGGTTCTGCATGAATTCTACCGGAAATGCCGCTATTTTGATGTAGGAGACCTGCGAATTCTTACGCACTTTGTCTGGTAAAAATCCATTCAGATTTCTGAAATGTGCCTGATTTCCAAATCGAACGTGGAGTTCCCATGTTAAATTCACCACCTGCGTGACTTCCTTGGTGATTAAATACCTTTGCTTGGTCTAGTTTATGTAATAAACATCATTTTAGCGAAGTATCATATGAATCTGTGCCTCCGCACTAATATTTTGGATCCCCGCCGGTAGCCATGGTAGCGACCTCCCACTGAAAATATGTTGTCGTCTACTCGCTATGCCCGGAAAATAATTGTTCTATACATGAACATCTGCACATTTTTCAGCCGATAAATGCTTCAGATAAGTTTATCGAtatcttaaaatgttattttcgtgaggattttatttcagttttgcttCATTATGAAGGATTGATTGGGGATTTATTTTGTTGAGCATATTTTGGGCAGGCTGGCTCACTGGTTTATGGTTACTGCTTTCTGATTGgttgagcggaactatgacgtatctgattcttcttcttcttggttgttgGCAAGCTAGGCACGGTCAGTGCATTGCTACTCCCCTCAGGTCATAAGACACAGAACACCTATTAAGTGTCAATGAGATATAATGAGATATAATCTACCTTTCCTTTCAGCCAGAAATTCCTATTATTTGACACAATTTGTTCCTCTATTGTAATGTAAATAAGCTTAGAAAATAGGGCACGAAAATGACCCCTTCAAATCTCAATATCTCTGGTGTTATTTATCCGATTTTGACAAATGAGCTgtcattttgttgcatttttggtGCCCTTTCTTCTGATTGCAAGCAGAAGGCCATTTAAACAACTTTGAAAGAATGTCCAAGTGCCTATATGGTATGAATCTCTCTCGCGCGCCTTCTCTCTCTGAAAAAACAGACCTAAAGCACTGAAATTTTAATGCTATGGGTTGCGGATGCAGTCACTTctggcaaagtggccaatccgtAGGTGAGAATTCGTACCTCCGCGACTGGCTGTccgatgaaaacaagctcgggctgcattgattgtgtattgaaatcagctggttttgttttgtctctaacttgcttctaacagccagctgacagctcacACTGCCTGGaaagatgagatttatacaccaaaaaATGAACCATTgtgcattaaattgactttattgacgagtctgacccctttgaaaagtgaccaaattacatgtatttgtattgagctcggtAATGTTTTCATCtgacaaaaatggccaccagagggcgctcgatGTAATGTCCGCGGAAACCCATAGTGTAAACATGGATGTTCTCAAAAAAgtttagcatgccaagatcagatgatgatgatgatgtacgTAAATAATggacaaattaaattaaaaagtaGTTGTTCATTCAATGTACTATTTATTCCAGAATAATTTTAATCATCTAATGAATGTATTTGCTCTGGCGTGGCTTTCTGCTCCACCATCTTCTGATATGACGTCTCAGTTTCACTTGTTGTATTAATGCATgagctccaacaggaacaaacgtaTGACTTTTATGgtttataaacatttttttttaattgttagctaagttaaagttagcagaactaaatttagtggaagctaattggtccgttaATGTTTTTCACATTAACAGTTTGCTATtcttaattgacccctacctggccgccatattggattttcaagtggccatcacttttttctcaaacactgatttatgtagaacattcatgccaaatctgatgcttgtatcaccaaaggTCATCTGGCCAAAGGTCAtatttatctgctccactattgtCTCTCTTCCTTCTATCATAGCTGATATTTCTATTCTGGATCCGGTGAAGGGTTAATGCTCAAAACTGGACAATAGGCAGTTGTGGCAGTTGTGTCTGTCAGGAAGATACCCACTTTTAGCATCTGTGGTTGTGTTCGAAGACTCTTCTGGTGAGCTACTTTGAGACGTCTCTGTAGACAGAAAATTTCAGCACAGATCAAACAGTTTTCTCCTATTTAGCAAATCTCCAGCTGTAACAACACAGAGatacatctcatctcatcttcaaccacttatctgagattgggtcgcagggtcaacagctctagcaggggaccccagacttcctctcccgtgccacattgaccatacACTTTTTGTAATTTCAGTTAAGATGTGTTCATAGTGTTGGCTTGAGTTTTAACTTCAGTTCAACAGGGTTTAACAAAtttagcttcatggtggagtttaacagaaaaggattttcaaaaacggaagacatgaaatttcagctacagctaaaaaacaaacaaacaaaaaaaaacaagtgactCTGCAAGAatgagactagtgaggaaagccaccaagacacccaaataaCTCTGAGGGAGTCATAGGcttctgtgattggagaaactgtgcattgtgcaaTTTCTGTTAGTTGCATCAGCAGTTATACAGTTTTGTGGTGCCAATGAGAAGGATTTTCTGCAAAAGAAGATTTGACAGTTACAGGTTAAGGTACATGGGAGCTtccagcctagatttgatctcatTTATTGTATTAAAATTGTTAAACTGTTGATGCAACAGTTAAAACCGGCACAATCCCCAGTATTAcccatcacagccacagaagactaactctttcagagttgtcacaggagtcttggtggcttccctcactggtgtcCTCTTGCGCAGTCACTCCATTTTCTTAATTAAAGCAAAAAGTCAACACTACAAGCGCATACTTCTGGACCTGGCCGTACCTGCCCATGAATCCTGGTTCAGCACTCTGGTGTTCTCCTGAATGACGGTGCAGACCCTCTGAACTTGTTTTCTGATGCACGTAGGCTTCCTCAGAATCTCTTCAATGGAATGGGATAGATGTTTTCTTTGGTTGTCCATTtcttctctgcttcctctcttccACACATCTAGAACTGATAAGTTAGATGGACTCTTCTCTCTGATCTCTGCGTTTCACCTCCTCTCTAAAGGTGATGACAGtaagattgttgtccttctgtgATTGGCCGCCGTCAGCCTGGGTTTGACGTGCAGAACGTGGAGCTCCTGGAGGAGGAGGAGCGTTGAGTTACAGTGTTCTTCTACAACAGCTCCTTTAAAGACAGCTCCTTGTTAATTATATGAGCAGTGAACATTTAATAGAACACCTCTTCCATTTCAGGTTTAATAGTTATCCACCAATCtagagtaaaaataaaataaaaaatatgtatTTTCTTGCATTGCCGGCTCAGACGACACAGGTTTATGAAATGTGGAATAATATTCAGGCAATTATTGGGTGTTTTTCTTATCACCAGCCTGACTAGAAGTTAATCTTTATCACGTTGGCCTCAGTTTGCCCTCTCACACTTTGGTTCACCTTTTAGAAAGGCTGCAGCACAAGTTGGGAGTGACTCCTTGTGGTGGGATGGAGAAAAGAGTTGATGAATGAAGCATTTCTCTATTTACTAATTAGTGTTTACAGTAGCTCTGTTATGGAATAAGGTGGCACAGTAGCTTAgagattagcactgttgcatcacagtgagaaggtcatgggatcgattccacctggggcctttctatgtggagtttacatgctctccctgtgtttgtgaccggcttcctcccacgtcAAAAggcgtgcaggttaggtgaattgttgACTATAAAATGacagtaggtgtgaatgtgtttgtctgtctttgtgaaAAAAAGAGTTGGGCTTCCACTATTTCTGTTCACCATCCGTCTGTATCTGTTGGCAAGAACCTTCATCTATACTGTCCCAGTGTATTGGTTGGAGAGGTAACCTGCATCAAACTGATGCCCCactcagcagaaatacgctgtaacaaacACTGTTTAGTCAGTAATCACAGCGATGGTAGCATAGTGGTAaattttccatctggtaatcagagcttacaggattgaatcccgtgagtgccgtttattttttatttaaccagggttatttaaccacagggttctgtattgcatccccttttatttattatttatatcaacccagtgatatttattttattgttctccacatcagcggtgcaatgtggtgcaccacgtctcagctgctcgcactgtgttcctgctcgcatgacACCATTGCGTACACGATACCGTCGCAGcgggattgtgcatgcctgcccatcagctcGATATTTTTGTGATTCACCCTAATTTGTACTTATTACGTTATTTGTACTGATtttgtacaaccctaattccaatgaaattgggatgttgtgtaaaatgtaaataaaaacagaatacaatgatttgcaaatcctcttcaacctatattcatttgaatacaccacaaagacaagatatttaatgttcaaactgataaactttattgcttttgtgcaaatatttgctcattttgaaatggatgcctgcaacacatttcaaaaaagcagggacagtggtatgtttaccactgtgttggatcaccttttcttctaacaacactcaataagcgtttgggaactgaggacactaattgttgaagctttgtaggtggaattctttcccattcttgcttgatgtatgacttcagttgttcaacagtccggggtctctgttgtcgtattttgcgcttcgtaatgtgccacattttcaatgggccacaggtctggactgcaggcaggccagtctagtacccgtactcttttactacgaagccacgctgttgtaacacgtgcagaatgtggcttggcactgattgctgaaataagcagggacgtccctgaaaaagacgttgcttgaatggcagcatgtgttgctccaaaacctagatgtacctttcagcattgatggtgccatcacagatgtgtaagttgtccatgccatgggcactaacacacccccataccatcacagatgctggcttttgaactttgcagtggtaacaatctggatggtctttttcctcttttgtctggaggacacgacgtccatgatttccaaaaacaatttgaaatgtggactcatcagaccacagcacatttttccactttgcgtagaaagcggcggcgtttctggatgttgttgatgtatggctttcagttTGCATGgtacagtagtgggcacagctaaccaaaatgttagctttgataactggtaatcagctaactgagaagttatcttttttaacactaaaccgataaactgtctaaaaacttatcggaagctacagataaccgctaactttcaattttgcctcaaatacgctctcagctactaagaagctgattttgagtttaaacaccacaaaagcttctaatagaatcaaaggtgatcacaaacccaaacagccaatgagccagcgcttctgtctttgtgcactctgccacctgctgtaggacagcatcatttaccctgacaggatacagtaatCCAGTGAAATGCAAAGcaagtttgaattatggttttgctttataaataaaattattccggatagaataactacattaatgtaaactcttaaaatgtacaaagtgatatataacacatatctgttaattttaaaataa comes from the Thalassophryne amazonica chromosome 8, fThaAma1.1, whole genome shotgun sequence genome and includes:
- the LOC117515154 gene encoding intestine-specific homeobox-like; translation: MDNQRKHLSHSIEEILRKPTCIRKQVQRVCTVIQENTRVLNQDSWAETSQSSSPEESSNTTTDAKSAHLRKKRQTRITFTPFQVNKLEKVFQRMQYPNIETRDQLVSSLHLTKGRIQIWFQNRRAKWRKAETLKDLERMTSKYVQSANHHHLYYEDEVMSPLSTLNCQRCEPYHEAAAAGSVLAAVPLTLPLHSHDDHCADRNTFSKPQDSGF